In one Nicotiana tomentosiformis chromosome 6, ASM39032v3, whole genome shotgun sequence genomic region, the following are encoded:
- the LOC104088656 gene encoding CASP-like protein 1F1 has product MEKNMQSPPLKPYKCLLRTQIFLRILATAFTLASTWIILTSKQTVTVFGLEMDARYSYSPSFKFFVIANIIGCAFSVLSLFLASVLSHKCLDPKNYFYMFLHDLIVMALLLAGCAAATAIGYVGKYGESHSGWMPICDHVSKFCHKVTDSVMLSYFAVLFYLCLTIISANQSRQIQV; this is encoded by the exons AAGCCCACCACTGAAACCTTACAAATGTTTGTTGAGGACCCAAATTTTCCTGAGAATATTGGCAACTGCATTCACATTGGCATCCACTTGGATTATTCTCACCAGCAAGCAGACTGTCACTGTATTTGGACTTGAGATGGATGCTCGATATAGCTACTCTCCAAGTTTCAA GTTCTTTGTAATTGCAAATATCATTGGATGTGCCTTCTCTGTTTTGTCCCTGTTTCTTGCCTCTGTATTAAGCCACAAGTGTCTTGACCCAAAGAACTACTTTTACATGTTCCTTCATGATTTG ATTGTGATGGCACTGCTTCTAGCTGGATGTGCAGCAGCCACTGCAATTGGATATGTGGGGAAATATGGAGAGAGCCATTCGGGATGGATGCCCATTTGTGATCATGTCTCAAAATTCTGTCACAAGGTTACAGATAGTGTCATGCTCTCCTATTTTGCTGTGCTTTTCTACCTCTGCCTCACTATAATCTCCGCAAATCAATCTAGACAGATCCAGGTTTAA